One stretch of Gambusia affinis linkage group LG05, SWU_Gaff_1.0, whole genome shotgun sequence DNA includes these proteins:
- the si:ch211-269k10.4 gene encoding uncharacterized protein si:ch211-269k10.4: MASADVDMDIHEEDTPLQMGRRQPPPPPSQIRYYQASEMVPEEKGQLHNLLQKQPAVLGSLQIMSGTLSVAVGILFAATQEMHQSLFCLFRVSQLTGALFVIAGLVSNLLFKYPALLMVSIAVNCGCIVVAIIGAILISVDLARWNPQNDPFMRIEAMGLCVLGLEVFLSAVLCFWFFKEKKAK; the protein is encoded by the exons ATGGCCTCAGCTGATGTTGACATGGACATCCACGAGGAAGATACGCCACTGCAAATGGGAAGGAGACAACCTCCTCCTCCACCGAGTCAGATCCGATATTACCAGGCTTCAGAGATGGTGCCAGAAGAAAAAGGTCAACTGCACAACCTGCTCCAGAAACAACCAGCTGTGTTGGGG TCTCTGCAGATAATGAGCGGGACCCTCAGTGTCGCAGTGGGCATACTCTTTGCTGCAACTCAGGAAATGCACCAGtcccttttctgtcttttcagaGTCTCACAGCTGACCGGAGCCCTT TTTGTAATAGCCGGACTTGTTTCCAACTTGTTGTTCAAATATCCAGCGTTGCTGATG GTGTCAATTGCAGTTAACTGTGGCTGCATTGTTGTAGCCATTATTGGTGCAATTCTGATAAGCGTCGACCTGGCTCGGTGGAATCCACAAAACGATCCATTTATGAGA ATTGAAGCGATGGGGCTGTGCGTGTTGGGACTGGAGGTTTTCCTCTCTGCAGTCCTCTGCTTCTGGTTCttcaaagagaaaaaggcaaaaTGA
- the LOC122831462 gene encoding uncharacterized protein LOC122831462 — MSKSSKGMTERKMRKTFICNESMIITIPIGSLKDIQEGQLMPENFHCVFRDNFKVLVVRGKPKPLGAAQAIAGVFIFALGWILPSVGTLNVTIPSVVFLISGMVSFAAGKCPNMHVTKLSFSLNIVSFFWSLVAFGLCMNIFNPCCHPHGPRIANGIIGLILTLLVFECMMALFLIYWLSKAVCREHFNTLPIILLKQEN; from the exons ATGTCTAAATCGAGCAAAGGAATGACGGAAAG GAAAATGAGGAAGACGTTTATTTGCAACGAGTCGATGATCATCACCATCCCAATCGGAAGCCTGAAGGACATTCAGGAGGGTCAGCTGATGCCGGAGAACTTCCACTGTGTGTTCAGGGACAACTTCAAGGTGTTGGTTGTTCGAGGAAAGCCAAAACCTCTGGGG gCAGCTCAAGCCATTGCTGGTGTGTTTATTTTCGCTCTTGGGTGGATTTTGCCATCAGTGGGGACCTTAAATGTCACTATTCCAAGTGTTgtg TTCTTGATCTCTGGCATGGTGTCCTTTGCTGCAGGGAAATGTCCGAACATGCATGTG ACCAAGCTATCGTTCTCCCTGAACATCGTCAGCTTCTTCTGGTCACTGGTGGCTTTTGGTCTCtgcatgaacatttttaatccaTGTTGTCACCCG CATGGTCCGAGAATTGCTAATGGGATTATTGGCCTCATCTTAACTCTGCTGGTGTTTGAATGCATGATGGCGCTCTTCTTGATCTACTGGCTGAGTAAAGCTGTGTGCAGAGAACATTTCAACACCTTG CCCATCATATTGCTGAAGCAGGAGAACTGA
- the ptdss1a gene encoding phosphatidylserine synthase 1, with protein MASVYSGSHTLSKDDVNYRMHFRMINEQQVEDITIEFFYKPHTITLLTCTVLSLMYFAFARDDGNPDNNVWVGLILVISFFLVISVLAFPNGPFTRPHPAIWRIVFGLSVLYFLFLVFIIFLNWQQVKQLMYWLDPNLRYAKREADIMEYAVNCHVITWERILSHLDIFAFSHFWGWGMKALLIRSYGLCWTISITWELTELFFMHLLPNFAECWWDQVILDILLCNGGGIWLGMTVCRFLEMRTYHWASIKDIHTTTGKIKRAVLQFTPASWTYVRWLDPKSSLQRVTGVYLFMIIWQLTELNTFFLKHIFVFPASHALSWCRILFVGIITAPTVRQYYAYLTDTQCKRVGTQCWVFGAIAFLEALACIKFGQDLFSKTQILYVVLWLLCLAFITFLCLYGMVWYAETYGPRGKSLSECEDSNYAESPDHMSGDFKDDMDSNGESPTIRRRGKPKPLNGIDSQ; from the exons ATGGCTTCCGTGTATAGCGGATCCCATACGTTGAGCAAAGATGATGTCAACTACAGGATGCATTTCCGAATGATTAACGAGCAGCAGGTCGAGGATATTACCATCGAGTTTTTCTATAAACCGCACACCATAACGCTGCTGACATGCACGGTGCTCAGTTTGATGTATTTCGCGTTCGCAAG AGATGATGGAAATCCTGACAATAACGTCTGGGTGGGGCTCATCCTGGTCATCTCCTTCTTCCTGGTCATCAGTGTTTTGGCATTTCCCAATG GCCCCTTCACCAGGCCGCATCCAGCAATATGGCGGATAGTGTTTG ggCTGAGTGTGCTCTACTTTCTGTTCCTGGttttcatcatcttcctcaaCTGGCAGCAAGTGAAGCAGCTCATGTACTGGTTGGATCCCAACTTGCGCTACGCCAAGAGAGAGGCAGATATTATG GAGTATGCAGTGAACTGCCACGTCATCACCTGGGAGAGAATCCTGAGCCATTTAGACATCTTTGCGTTCAGCCATTTCTGGGGCTGGGGCATGAAGGCCCTCCTCATCCGAAGCTACGGCCTCTGCTGGACCATCAGTATCACCTGGGAGCTTACGGAG CTTTTCTTCATGCATTTGTTGCCCAACTTTGCGGAGTGTTGGTGGGACCAGGTGATCCTGGACATCCTCCTGTGTAACGGAGGAGGAATCTGGCTCGGAATGACCGTCTGCCGCTTCTTGGAGATGAGGACGTACCACTGGGCCAGTATTAA GGACATCCACACCACCACAGGGAAGATCAAGCGAGCTGTGCTGCAGTTCACGCCTGCGAGCTGGACCTACGTGCGCTGGCTTGATCCAAAGTCCTCCCTGCAGCGGGTCACCGGCGTCTACCTGTTCATGATCATCTGGCAG CTGACAGAATTGAACACATTCTTCCTCAAACACATTTTCGTCTTTCCCGCGAGCCACGCTCTCAGCTGGTGTCGAATCCTGTTCGTTGGTATCATCACAGCTCCGACAGTGAG gcaGTATTATGCATACCTCACAGATACACAGTGTAAGAGAGTGGGGACACAGTGCTGGGTCTTTGG GGCGATAGCCTTTCTAGAGGCCTTGGCGTGTATTAAATTTGGACAGGACTTGTTCTCAAAAACACAGATCCTCTATGTGGTCCTCTGGCTGCTGTGTTTG gCCTTCATTACATTCCTGTGTCTGTATGGGATGGTGTGGTATGCAGAAACATATGGTCCAAGGGGAAAG AGCCTTTCAGAGTGTGAAGACAGTAATTACGCAGAGTCTCCTGACCACATGTCTGGGGATTTTAAAG ATGACATGGACTCAAACGGTGAGAGCCCCACGATCAGACGAAGAGGGAAACCCAAACCCTTAAATGGCATCGACAGCCAGTAG